The genomic region GCGTCGATCTGCTCGACCGCCATCGAGAGCCCCTGGGCCATGCCCATCTCCATCAGCTGACGCATGCCGTCGACCGAGTCGAACTGGCCGCGAATCACCATCTGCGTGACGCCGTCGTTCTCGGAGATTGTCACCACGGTGTGGGTGGTCGGCATCGAGTCCGAGCGGTTGCCCTGCTCGTCGGCGAAGAAGTCCGCGAACTCGATCGTCGAGGTGGGCCGGGCGGCGGAGATGTCCCACTGGCCGCCCATCTTCTCGCCGTCCGGGCCGGTCATGAAGTACGCGGCCCGTCCGCCGTCGACCAGCTGGAGTTCGGTGAACGTCGCCGGGTAGGTCGGCGGTCCCCACCAGCGCTCCAGCTTGCGGGGGTCGTTCCAGAGGTCCCAGACGTCGTGGGCGGAGGCCCGGAACTCGGCGGTCAGAGTGAGGCTGAGCTCTTCCTCGTTCGGTGTGCAACTGATGACGGTCATGGTTCTTCCCTTTCGGTGCTGTCGCTGCCGGCGTTTCCGGCAGGTTCGATCGGAGTTGCGCGGGTGTCGGCGAGGACGTCGCCGAAGCGATGCATCCGGTACCGCCAGAGTTGTTCGAACTGCTCGAGAAGCTCACGCACGCCGCGGATCGTGGCCATCTCGGTGGTCACCAGTTGTTCCCGGCCGCGCTGCTGCTTGCTGACCAGTCCCACCGACGACAGGACGGCCACGTGCTTCTGCACCGCGGCGAACGAGATCGAGTACCGCTGGGCCAGCTGCGACACGGAATGGTCGCCGGTCATCGCCACCCGCAGGATGTCCCGCCGGGTGGCATCGGCGAGGGCGCGGAAGAGTCGGTCGACCTCCGCGTCACTGAATGCCTGATTTACAACCATGTTGTTGTACGTTAGCCGCAGTGGGAGACAACCGCAAGGGGGTCGCCGATCCTGGCAGGCTGGTCCGATGGACACCGGCGACGCGTTCCGCCACCAGGCTGCTGCCTGCGCCGGGCTCGGTTCGCCGATGTACGCGGAGCTGCTCGGGCTGGTGGCCGACGCGCTCGCCTCCGGAGGAGAGGACGCCGCGCCGTTCGCAGCGGTGCTGCAGGGACACGAGAACGATCCCGGCCC from Nakamurella sp. A5-74 harbors:
- a CDS encoding SRPBCC domain-containing protein, producing MTVISCTPNEEELSLTLTAEFRASAHDVWDLWNDPRKLERWWGPPTYPATFTELQLVDGGRAAYFMTGPDGEKMGGQWDISAARPTSTIEFADFFADEQGNRSDSMPTTHTVVTISENDGVTQMVIRGQFDSVDGMRQLMEMGMAQGLSMAVEQIDAILAE
- a CDS encoding metalloregulator ArsR/SmtB family transcription factor, with translation MVVNQAFSDAEVDRLFRALADATRRDILRVAMTGDHSVSQLAQRYSISFAAVQKHVAVLSSVGLVSKQQRGREQLVTTEMATIRGVRELLEQFEQLWRYRMHRFGDVLADTRATPIEPAGNAGSDSTEREEP